The Aedes albopictus strain Foshan chromosome 2, AalbF5, whole genome shotgun sequence region AACGAGTGAAAGCATATTGCAAATTCTGTGGAAAAAATCACGGACCTGGACAAAACTGCGCTGCTTGGAATAAAACGTGTGGCAACTGTGGAAAGGTGGGACATTTCCGGGCAGTTTGTTTCAGCCGTATGGGTCAACCTGGAAGCTCAACAGGTTCTAGTAATCAGCCACCGACGAAGTCTGCTATCAAAAGGAATTACAGTCAAACATTTCAGCCTAGTGCAACAGCATTCGGGAAACAACGGCGAACAGGTACTTCCTTTCCCCCTCGGCGGTTGCACGCGATAGCTGATGAGGAAGAAGAAGTAAATATCGAACTTGTCGAAATGGTATCTTCGGCGAATGATTCAGAAGAGCTGGTATGGGTTAAAGTGGGAGGCGTTATCATCGAAATGCAGATAGATTCCGGTGTTCATTCGAACATTGTTGATGACAGAACTTGGGAAATGATGCTGAATAACGGTGTGGAGACATTGGCAAGGGGAAACCAGTCGGACAAGAAGTTCAAAGCGTACGCACAGAGAGATTGCCTGGAGGTGTTAGAAATGTTCGACGCAGAGGTCATCATTAACGATGGAAATAAGGAACTAAAAACAAACGCACGTTTCTATGTAGTGAGAGATGGGCCTCAGCCTTTGCTCGGCAAACACACGGCGCAGCAGTTGGGAGTTTTGGTTGTCGGTCTTCCTAGTCAACAATCTCTACAGAACGTTGGCAGCATTCGACCGTTTCCTAGTGTTCGTGGTGTGAAAATACATATCCCGGTTGACAAATCCGTCCAGCCAGTTGTTCAACGATTTCGGAGACTTCCCTTTGCTACGTTGGAGCGTGTGGACGACAAGCTTAAGGAGTTACTGGCTAAAGACATCATTGAGAAGGTCTCTGAGCCTAGTCGATGGGTGTCACCGATGGTCGTGGTTATCAAGGACAGCGGTGATATACGTCTGTGCATCGATATGAGGCAAGTCAATAAAGCAGTTCTTCGCGAGACGCATCCACTTCCGACGATCGAAGATGTTCGATGGAAGCTCAATGGGGCGGTTTACTTCTCCAGGCTTGACATCAAGGATGCCTTCCACCAATTGGAGTTAGATGACGAGAGCAAACCTCTGACAACCTTCATCACTCACAAAGGTAAGTTTAACTAACAAATGAATGACTTTTGCTTCGAATATACAATGTTTTAATTGGGTGTTTTGTTTCATTACTCAAGGTCTCTTCCGTTACAAGAGACTCGTCTTTGGAATATCTTGTGCACCCGAGGTATTTCAAAAGACCATTGAACAAATTCTGTCGGATTGTGACCATACCATCAATTTCATTGATGACATAATCGTAGTAGGCAGAACTGAGCGGGAGCATGATGAGGAACTCCGCAAGGTTTTGGGTAGGCTGCGAGATTATGGAATTTTGTTGAATCAAGACAAATGTGCATTCAAACTAACTGCAATCGACTTCCTGGGACACAAATTTGATAAAGACGGTATGACTCCTTCTACAAGTAAAATAGAGGCTCTTCAAAGTTTCCGTGCACCAGCTACCTGTGAGGAGGTCAGAAGTTTCTTGGGTCTCGTCAACTACGTTGGTGCATTTATCCCAGACCTTGCTACAATATCATTCCCTCTTAGAGAACTTACGAAGAACAAAGCTGTTTTTAAATGGAATCTGGAAGAACAAAAAGCGTTCGATAAACTACTAAAAGCAATAAGTCATATCGATCGACTTTCGCACTTTGATCCTGGACTAAAAACTAGAGTTGTCGCCGATGCTTCCCCAGTTGGACTGGGAGCAGTGCTTCTGCAATTTTTCGAAGGAATGCCAAGGGTCATATCGTACGCTAGCAAAAGTTTGACCGAAACGGAGCAGCGTTATGCCCAGACGGAGAAAGAGGCTTTAGCTTTAGTTTGGGCGGTTGAGCGGTTTCAAATTTATCTGGTCGGAATTAAGTTTGAATTGGAAACTGATCATAAACCTTTGGAAGCAATCTTTTCACCGGATTCGTCACCCTGTTTAAGGGTAGAACGGTGGGTTCTGCGTTTACAAGCGTTCAGCTACGAGGTGGTTTACCGTAAAGGGAAAGCAAACATAGCTGATTCTCTATCAAGACTTGCTCAATCACAAGTACTGGAACCGTTTGATCCAGATTGTGATGTTTATGTACGTAATGTACTTGAGTTGGAAGCAGTGGATATCGGTGAGCTGGAAAAAGCTTCTAGTGAGGATCCCGAACTTCGGGAATTGCGAGAATATCTTGATCGAGGAGTATGGAACTATACCTCAAGCACTGTCAAAGCTTACCACGCGTTTCGGAACGAGCTCGGCAAAGTAGGAGAATTGGTAGTAAGAGGTTCCAGATTGATTGTACCTGCAAGCATGAGACAGAGGATGCTACAACTGGCTCATGAGGGACACCCAGGTCGAACCAAAATGCAACAACGATTGCGTCTATCGTATTGGTGGCCTGGAATGGATGAGTCTATTGCCCGCATAGTAGATAGCTGTGAAGGTTGCCGTCTAGTCGGTCAACCTGATAGACCAGAACCCATGGAAAGGCGCAAACTGCCAGAGGCTCCGTGGATCGACATTGCTATAGACTTCCTTGGTCCATTGCCCTCTGGAGATTATCTTCTTGTAATTATTGACTATTACAGTCGATATAAAGAAGTAGAGATACTGCAGAAAATTACAGCCAAAGAGACTTCTGAACGGCTTGAGAAGATTTTTGTAAGGCTAGGTTTTCCTCGAACAATAACCCTGGATAACGGACGACAGTTTGTAAGTGTGGAGTTTGAACGATATTGC contains the following coding sequences:
- the LOC115258749 gene encoding uncharacterized protein K02A2.6 isoform X2 — its product is MDKSRMFASLPPFSCADVPLTDRRQKWMTWKRGFEIFLRAAKVEDAAEKKDSLLAHGGFELQDIFFNIPGADVEAKEDNDCYAIAIEKLDSYFAPQRHEAHERYVFWAMKPEPGESLTKFLMRTQTHASKCNFGKTSTDSSSIAVIDKMLQFVPASLREKLLQATDLTIDEVVKQVNAFETSRSASEQISGQAILPAVSKNTESVQRVKAYCKFCGKNHGPGQNCAAWNKTCGNCGKVGHFRAVCFSRMGQPGSSTGSSNQPPTKSAIKRNYSQTFQPSATAFGKQRRTGTSFPPRRLHAIADEEEEVNIELVEMVSSANDSEELVWVKVGGVIIEMQIDSGVHSNIVDDRTWEMMLNNGVETLARGNQSDKKFKAYAQRDCLEVLEMFDAEVIINDGNKELKTNARFYVVRDGPQPLLGKHTAQQLGVLVVGLPSQQSLQNVGSIRPFPSVRGVKIHIPVDKSVQPVVQRFRRLPFATLERVDDKLKELLAKDIIEKVSEPSRWVSPMVVVIKDSGDIRLCIDMRQVNKAVLRETHPLPTIEDVRWKLNGAVYFSRLDIKDAFHQLELDDESKPLTTFITHKGKFN
- the LOC115258749 gene encoding uncharacterized protein K02A2.6 isoform X1, with translation MTFASNIQCFNWVFCFITQGLFRYKRLVFGISCAPEVFQKTIEQILSDCDHTINFIDDIIVVGRTEREHDEELRKVLGRLRDYGILLNQDKCAFKLTAIDFLGHKFDKDGMTPSTSKIEALQSFRAPATCEEVRSFLGLVNYVGAFIPDLATISFPLRELTKNKAVFKWNLEEQKAFDKLLKAISHIDRLSHFDPGLKTRVVADASPVGLGAVLLQFFEGMPRVISYASKSLTETEQRYAQTEKEALALVWAVERFQIYLVGIKFELETDHKPLEAIFSPDSSPCLRVERWVLRLQAFSYEVVYRKGKANIADSLSRLAQSQVLEPFDPDCDVYVRNVLELEAVDIGELEKASSEDPELRELREYLDRGVWNYTSSTVKAYHAFRNELGKVGELVVRGSRLIVPASMRQRMLQLAHEGHPGRTKMQQRLRLSYWWPGMDESIARIVDSCEGCRLVGQPDRPEPMERRKLPEAPWIDIAIDFLGPLPSGDYLLVIIDYYSRYKEVEILQKITAKETSERLEKIFVRLGFPRTITLDNGRQFVSVEFERYCRNRGIILNKTTPYWPQENGLVERQNRSLMKRLKISQVLNRDWKRELLTYLSMYYSTPHSTTGKTPAELMFGRNIRTKLPTLRDLSTEAPPTEYRDRDLQQKEKGKVTEDLRRRAKPSELNVGDEVYMKNVLPGNKLTPTFNPKVMTVAAKQGSRVTVQNNETGKSYDRNSSHLKKVVFGNSGQNDDEDTNAESLNEANPTSSGNMHVTIPEVEDPPSEEVPIDQEMPDHRNRSQREIRKPKRFDDCILDY